Proteins from a genomic interval of Clostridium botulinum:
- a CDS encoding transposase, producing MIITLNIQSENIYFKIFETVNIAFNKLGINTRKAKGRPPKYSDQQIVACMLYGVNNSIFSLRELEYKIKQDIVFQKIIGLKEVPDHSTFSLRAIALEKYVYYGIYAMLIELINPSTRICAIDGTALRSSLYDSEARYGKGTRLGRYKGYKLHCTACVCDSILPLSFSITTANVYDNQVQGLLYELKTYNPFIVLADAAYDDAQWFKVSKTLEYNLLTDVNMRKANSIESFKDESRYKNALFMQSPIGKNLYKNRLKIEQLFSILKGLYNLENPRLYGQKRYERHVKWVLLSYIIDEFNKVNSKINSRKYPWNL from the coding sequence ATGATTATAACATTAAATATACAAAGCGAAAACATTTATTTTAAAATTTTTGAAACTGTTAATATTGCATTTAATAAACTTGGCATTAATACTAGAAAAGCTAAAGGTAGACCGCCTAAATATTCAGATCAACAAATTGTTGCATGTATGCTATATGGTGTAAATAATAGTATTTTTAGTCTTAGAGAACTTGAATATAAAATTAAACAAGATATTGTATTTCAAAAGATTATAGGTTTAAAAGAAGTTCCTGACCATTCTACATTTTCTTTAAGAGCGATAGCTTTAGAAAAATACGTGTACTATGGCATTTATGCTATGCTTATTGAACTTATAAATCCATCAACTAGAATTTGTGCTATTGATGGTACTGCATTAAGGAGCTCATTATATGATAGCGAAGCTAGGTATGGAAAAGGAACTCGACTTGGCAGATATAAAGGATATAAGTTACATTGTACCGCTTGTGTATGTGATAGTATATTACCTTTGTCATTTTCTATAACTACTGCAAATGTATATGATAATCAAGTCCAAGGATTGTTATATGAACTGAAAACTTATAATCCATTTATTGTACTTGCCGATGCTGCTTATGATGATGCTCAATGGTTTAAAGTTTCTAAAACTCTAGAATATAATTTATTAACAGACGTAAATATGCGTAAAGCAAACAGTATAGAATCTTTTAAAGATGAATCTAGATATAAAAATGCTCTTTTTATGCAATCGCCAATAGGTAAAAATTTATATAAAAATAGGCTAAAAATTGAACAATTATTTTCTATACTTAAAGGACTCTATAATCTAGAAAACCCTAGACTTTACGGACAAAAACGCTATGAACGCCATGTTAAGTGGGTTCTTTTATCGTATATTATAGACGAATTTAATAAGGTTAATAGCAAAATAAATTCTAGAAAATATCCTTGGAA